Proteins from one Geomonas agri genomic window:
- a CDS encoding ABC transporter ATP-binding protein has translation MRTRRGAYLLGALLLVGTNLCGLAIPWLLKLAIEALQTPAKAGYTPAQYGAMIAAAAVAQGVIRVFSRTTLLNAGRRIEYELREDLYANLLTLDRTYFSNWRTGDILSRLANDLTNVRMLLGFGVLSLLNTVVIYTASLILLTRISPFLTLCAVLPFPIMILIVKQMSASMFRISKRTQEALARLTTRVEENVSAAAVVRAYCREDGEIESFGAVCDSYSEASMAMAKIRGLMLPVMAATGAIGTLVILFVGGNQVIRGELTLGGFVAFNGYLAMLVWPTIMFGWILNLVQRGAASMTRLSEILNAHPQVVEPEQPIDPGQIRGEIEYRNFSFSYGSAEMLRGIDLKIAQGARIGIVGVVGSGKSTLVRMIPRLFPVAEGTLFIDGIDLNRLPLKRIREAVGFVPQETFLFSRTIADNIGYGKPGATREEIERAARIAGLSGDLTRFPQGLDTLVGERGVTLSGGQKQRVSIARALIKEPSVLILDDPLSAVDADTEEEILSALSGYYGKRTVLIVSHRLSPLRNCDQIIVLEQGRIVEQGSHAELLELGGRYAAIHREEQLKAEIERL, from the coding sequence ATGCGTACCCGCCGGGGGGCTTACCTGCTGGGAGCCTTGCTGCTGGTGGGGACCAACCTGTGCGGCCTCGCTATCCCGTGGCTCTTGAAACTGGCTATCGAGGCGTTGCAGACTCCCGCCAAAGCTGGCTACACCCCCGCCCAGTACGGCGCCATGATTGCCGCGGCCGCGGTGGCGCAGGGTGTCATCCGCGTCTTTTCCCGCACCACTCTGCTCAATGCCGGCCGCCGTATCGAGTACGAGCTGCGCGAGGACCTCTACGCCAACCTGCTCACCCTCGACCGCACCTACTTCTCCAACTGGCGTACCGGAGACATCCTGTCCCGGCTCGCCAACGATCTCACCAACGTCAGGATGCTGCTCGGCTTCGGTGTCCTGAGCCTGCTCAACACCGTGGTGATCTACACCGCATCGCTGATCCTGCTGACCCGGATCTCCCCGTTTCTCACTCTGTGCGCCGTGCTCCCCTTCCCGATAATGATCCTGATCGTGAAACAGATGAGCGCCTCCATGTTCCGTATTTCCAAGAGGACCCAGGAGGCGCTGGCGCGGCTCACCACCCGTGTGGAGGAGAACGTCTCCGCCGCGGCCGTGGTGCGGGCCTACTGCCGCGAGGACGGTGAGATCGAAAGTTTCGGCGCTGTGTGCGACAGCTACAGCGAAGCCAGCATGGCCATGGCCAAGATCCGCGGGCTGATGCTGCCGGTGATGGCGGCGACCGGAGCCATCGGCACCCTGGTTATCCTCTTCGTTGGCGGCAACCAGGTCATTCGCGGCGAGCTCACGCTGGGCGGCTTCGTCGCCTTCAACGGTTACCTCGCCATGCTGGTGTGGCCGACCATCATGTTCGGCTGGATATTGAACCTGGTGCAGCGGGGAGCGGCGTCGATGACCCGGCTGAGCGAGATCCTGAACGCGCACCCCCAGGTGGTCGAACCGGAGCAGCCCATTGACCCCGGGCAGATCAGGGGAGAGATCGAGTACCGCAACTTCAGCTTCAGCTACGGCAGTGCCGAGATGCTGCGCGGCATCGACTTGAAGATCGCACAAGGGGCGCGCATCGGCATCGTCGGCGTAGTGGGGAGCGGCAAGTCCACCCTGGTGCGTATGATTCCGCGCCTCTTCCCGGTGGCGGAGGGGACGCTGTTCATCGACGGCATTGACTTGAACCGGCTCCCGCTCAAGCGCATCCGCGAGGCGGTCGGCTTCGTCCCGCAGGAGACCTTTCTTTTCTCCCGTACCATCGCCGACAACATCGGCTACGGCAAACCGGGGGCGACCCGGGAAGAGATCGAGCGTGCCGCCAGGATCGCGGGGCTGTCGGGAGACCTGACGCGGTTCCCGCAGGGGTTGGACACGCTGGTGGGTGAGCGCGGGGTGACGCTGTCCGGTGGGCAGAAGCAGCGCGTCTCCATCGCCCGCGCTCTCATCAAGGAGCCGAGCGTCCTGATACTGGACGATCCCCTTTCTGCAGTCGACGCCGATACCGAGGAGGAGATTCTCTCCGCGCTCTCCGGTTACTACGGTAAGAGGACCGTGCTCATCGTGTCGCACCGGCTCTCGCCGCTGCGCAACTGCGATCAGATCATCGTGCTGGAGCAGGGCCGCATCGTCGAACAGGGGAGCCACGCGGAGCTCCTGGAACTCGGCGGCCGCTACGCGGCGATCCACAGGGAAGAACAGCTGAAGGCGGAGATAGAAAGGCTTTAA
- a CDS encoding ABC transporter ATP-binding protein, with amino-acid sequence MHFGGIYEDETVGKVYDRRLMGRFVAYILPYRRRLVTALLVLPLIAASKLAQPWIIKVAIDEHIVKGRMEGLPALAAAFLAVIFAESILMFTQVYLLQWVGQRVMYDIRVKLFSHIQRLSTRFFDQTPVGSLVSRLTSDIEVLGEMFAAGIVTVVGDILVLAGIVGIMLWMNVRLSLVTFSVLPVLIWVAFAFRKWMRLAFRQVRSRQANLSAFLAESIGGMAVVQLFNRERDEAKEFQRLNASYVEANLPVITWDAALYAVVESLSSVAVALIIWYGGGEIVKGTLSFGSLVAFIQYIEKFFSPIRDLSAKYSIMQGAMASLERIFALLDNDDREPEPVPISAVASGMPQASEGTPTHALQSICFNDIWFAYKDRDYVLKGFSLQMKRGEKVALVGETGGGKTTVTRLLSRLYDVERGSITIDGTDIRELQLPALRKRIGVVLQDPYLFSGTIAYNISLGDPEALKRVEQAAAVVGADRFIRELPKGYDEEVRERGVNFSAGERQLISFARAVAFDPEILVLDEATASVDTASERLIQQGLEGLMQGRTTLVVAHRLSTIRDADRIVVIHRGEKAEEGTHAELMAAQGLYYRLYQLQFKD; translated from the coding sequence ATGCACTTTGGCGGGATATACGAGGATGAAACGGTAGGCAAGGTATACGACCGGCGCCTGATGGGGCGCTTTGTCGCCTACATCCTCCCCTACCGCCGCAGGCTGGTCACGGCACTCCTGGTGCTCCCCCTGATCGCCGCCTCCAAACTCGCCCAGCCCTGGATCATCAAGGTCGCCATCGACGAACACATCGTGAAGGGGCGCATGGAGGGGCTACCCGCCCTGGCCGCGGCCTTCCTGGCCGTTATTTTCGCAGAATCGATCCTCATGTTCACCCAGGTCTACCTGCTGCAGTGGGTGGGGCAGCGGGTCATGTACGACATCAGGGTCAAGCTTTTCAGCCACATCCAACGCCTCTCCACCCGCTTCTTCGACCAGACCCCCGTCGGCAGCCTCGTGTCCCGCCTCACCAGCGACATCGAGGTGCTAGGCGAGATGTTCGCCGCCGGGATCGTGACCGTGGTCGGCGACATCCTGGTGCTGGCGGGGATCGTCGGCATCATGCTCTGGATGAACGTGCGGCTGTCGCTGGTCACCTTCTCGGTGCTGCCAGTGCTGATCTGGGTCGCCTTCGCTTTCCGCAAGTGGATGCGGCTCGCCTTCCGCCAGGTGCGCTCCCGCCAGGCCAACCTATCCGCCTTCCTCGCCGAGAGCATCGGCGGCATGGCGGTGGTGCAGCTTTTCAACCGCGAGCGGGACGAGGCCAAGGAGTTCCAAAGGCTGAACGCCTCTTACGTGGAGGCCAACCTCCCGGTGATCACCTGGGACGCGGCGCTCTACGCGGTGGTGGAATCCCTTTCCTCGGTCGCCGTGGCGCTGATCATCTGGTACGGCGGCGGCGAAATCGTCAAAGGAACGCTCTCCTTCGGCTCGCTGGTCGCCTTCATCCAGTACATAGAGAAGTTCTTTTCACCGATCCGCGACCTGTCGGCCAAGTATTCCATCATGCAGGGGGCGATGGCCTCGCTTGAGCGCATCTTCGCGCTTTTGGACAACGACGACCGCGAGCCCGAACCGGTGCCGATCTCCGCAGTGGCGAGCGGGATGCCGCAGGCATCCGAGGGCACCCCGACCCATGCGTTGCAGAGCATCTGCTTCAATGACATCTGGTTCGCTTACAAAGACCGCGATTACGTTCTGAAAGGGTTTTCCCTACAGATGAAGCGCGGTGAGAAAGTGGCGCTGGTGGGGGAGACCGGCGGGGGCAAGACCACCGTGACCAGGCTCCTGTCCCGGCTCTACGACGTCGAGCGCGGGTCTATCACCATCGATGGGACCGACATCCGCGAGCTGCAACTTCCGGCGCTGCGCAAGCGCATCGGCGTCGTGCTGCAGGATCCCTATCTCTTCTCCGGCACCATCGCCTACAACATTTCCCTCGGGGACCCCGAGGCGCTCAAGAGGGTGGAGCAGGCGGCGGCCGTGGTTGGCGCGGATCGTTTCATCCGGGAACTGCCCAAGGGGTACGACGAGGAAGTGCGCGAGCGCGGAGTGAACTTCTCGGCTGGCGAGCGCCAGTTAATTTCTTTTGCCCGCGCGGTGGCCTTCGATCCCGAAATCCTGGTGTTGGACGAGGCGACGGCGAGCGTGGACACGGCCAGCGAGCGATTGATCCAGCAGGGACTCGAAGGGCTGATGCAGGGACGCACCACGCTGGTGGTCGCGCACCGGCTCTCCACCATCCGCGACGCCGACCGTATCGTCGTCATCCACCGCGGCGAGAAGGCCGAAGAGGGGACCCACGCCGAGCTGATGGCCGCGCAGGGGCTCTACTACCGGCTTTACCAGCTGCAGTTCAAGGATTAA
- a CDS encoding AAA family ATPase, producing the protein MDRITLDGINLTLANPIELPLRWVGDEELLRQLLAAWMVIDERDIPFNPRLIGKPGVGKTTLAYAAAKRLERKVYLFQATMDTRPEDLIVTPVIGPEGTIQYAASSLVSAMISGGVLILDEGNRMSEKAWASLAPLLDDRRYVESIITGLRIQAHPDFRIVVTMNEDSSTFEVPEYIHSRLQPQLFIDFPEAEEELAILKENLPFASTSILNYVVQFLQRGHAADEPYSVRDGINIARYALKMMTATEKDPRELLPLAVERILGEEALRYLK; encoded by the coding sequence ATGGACCGCATAACTCTGGACGGCATCAACCTGACCCTCGCCAACCCCATCGAGCTCCCCCTGCGCTGGGTGGGGGACGAGGAACTGCTCCGGCAGCTCCTGGCCGCCTGGATGGTCATCGACGAGCGTGACATCCCCTTCAACCCGCGCCTGATCGGCAAACCGGGTGTCGGCAAGACCACCCTCGCCTACGCCGCGGCGAAAAGACTAGAACGCAAGGTCTACCTGTTCCAGGCCACCATGGACACTCGCCCCGAGGACCTGATTGTGACACCGGTGATCGGCCCGGAGGGAACCATCCAGTACGCCGCGTCGTCGCTGGTCTCGGCCATGATCTCGGGCGGTGTGCTGATCCTGGACGAGGGGAACCGGATGAGCGAGAAAGCCTGGGCGTCGCTCGCGCCGCTTCTGGACGACCGCCGCTACGTGGAGTCGATCATCACCGGCCTGCGGATCCAGGCCCACCCGGACTTCCGCATCGTGGTGACCATGAACGAGGACTCCTCCACCTTCGAGGTGCCGGAGTATATCCACTCCCGCCTGCAGCCCCAGCTCTTCATCGACTTCCCGGAGGCGGAGGAGGAACTGGCCATCCTGAAGGAGAACCTCCCCTTCGCCAGCACCTCCATTCTCAACTATGTCGTGCAGTTCCTGCAGCGCGGCCACGCGGCGGACGAGCCGTACTCGGTGCGCGACGGCATCAACATCGCCCGCTACGCCCTGAAGATGATGACCGCTACCGAGAAGGACCCGCGCGAACTGCTGCCGCTCGCGGTGGAGCGGATCCTGGGCGAAGAAGCGCTGCGATACTTGAAATAG
- the hemH gene encoding ferrochelatase yields the protein MSDKTALLLLQMGGPDSLDAVHPFLMNLFTDRDIIKIGPAFLQPFIARRIVNKRAPEVTEFYRQIGGKSPIRELTEAQGAGLQALLGDRFRSFVAMRYSRPTTIDALAAIKREGIKRVVALSLYPHYSKATTGSSVNELQRVLKEAKGDFEIIYIDRFYNHPLYIKALAGKVIRGLQNFPDPKDVQIVFSAHSLPQSFIDEGDPYLAHIQETVRLVMEQVGEASHLLCFQSKASKVKWLEPSTEATIQRLAKEGKENLLMVPLSFVSDHIETLYEIDIQYAEEAKAHGIKRFVRTESLNSDPMFLDCLADLVRTTVKA from the coding sequence ATGTCTGACAAAACCGCACTCCTGCTGCTCCAGATGGGAGGCCCCGATTCACTCGATGCCGTGCACCCTTTCCTCATGAACTTGTTCACGGATCGCGACATCATCAAGATCGGTCCCGCCTTTTTGCAGCCCTTCATCGCCCGGCGCATCGTCAACAAGCGGGCACCGGAGGTCACCGAGTTTTACCGCCAGATCGGCGGCAAGTCCCCGATCCGGGAACTGACCGAGGCGCAGGGAGCGGGACTGCAGGCGCTTTTGGGCGACCGCTTCCGTTCTTTCGTGGCCATGCGCTACTCCCGACCGACCACCATCGATGCCCTGGCGGCGATCAAGCGCGAGGGGATCAAACGCGTTGTGGCACTCTCGCTCTACCCGCACTACTCCAAGGCGACCACCGGCTCCAGCGTCAACGAACTGCAGCGGGTGCTCAAGGAGGCCAAGGGCGACTTCGAGATCATCTACATCGACCGCTTCTACAACCACCCGCTCTACATCAAGGCACTGGCCGGCAAGGTGATCCGGGGGCTTCAGAATTTCCCGGACCCCAAGGATGTCCAGATCGTCTTCTCCGCCCATTCGCTGCCCCAATCCTTCATTGACGAAGGGGACCCATACTTGGCGCACATCCAGGAGACGGTGCGGCTGGTAATGGAGCAGGTAGGCGAGGCGAGCCATCTGCTCTGCTTCCAATCCAAGGCGAGCAAAGTGAAGTGGCTGGAGCCCTCCACCGAGGCCACTATCCAGCGGCTGGCAAAAGAAGGGAAGGAGAACCTGTTGATGGTGCCACTCTCCTTCGTCTCCGACCATATTGAGACACTTTACGAAATCGATATCCAGTATGCCGAGGAGGCCAAGGCGCACGGTATCAAGCGCTTCGTCAGGACGGAATCGCTCAACTCCGACCCGATGTTCCTGGACTGCCTGGCGGACCTGGTGCGGACCACGGTAAAAGCATGA
- a CDS encoding endonuclease domain-containing protein, giving the protein MDADEKSFFAPAPLPAELLQAAHALRQHMTDAEQLLWYCMRRKQLGGFRFRRQHPVEKYVLDFYCPEARLAVELDGGQHNETRHALRDRGRTNFLEAQGVFVLRVWNHEVFVNLEGVLERIYEVLMRRAEVNYGRNKKRPPP; this is encoded by the coding sequence ATGGATGCAGACGAGAAATCCTTTTTCGCTCCCGCTCCACTTCCCGCCGAACTGTTGCAGGCCGCTCACGCGCTACGGCAACACATGACCGACGCAGAGCAGTTGCTCTGGTACTGTATGCGGCGGAAACAATTGGGTGGATTCAGGTTTAGGCGTCAGCATCCTGTCGAGAAGTACGTTCTGGATTTTTATTGTCCAGAGGCAAGACTCGCCGTGGAGCTGGACGGTGGACAGCACAACGAAACCAGGCACGCCCTGCGCGATCGAGGAAGAACCAACTTCCTTGAGGCGCAGGGCGTTTTTGTTTTAAGGGTTTGGAACCATGAGGTGTTTGTGAACCTGGAAGGGGTGCTGGAAAGGATCTACGAGGTGTTGATGCGGAGGGCGGAAGTCAATTACGGCAGGAACAAAAAGCGTCCCCCTCCCTAG
- a CDS encoding TraB/GumN family protein — MPDRLYLEQFGNVHALPILHYRMEFAHLVREAFETVKPDCIALELPQTLEQQFLRGVRRLPEISVLAYHVAAQSVFLIIEPADPLIEGARLALENQVPLHLVDIDLDSYPSHPEQLPDSYSVQRIGLEPFYREVAKLYREIPPGEEDLRRERGMAYRLRQLSAQHERILFICGMAHLERIRQDFDTPQAQPLTRTRREGITIFNLHPECCHEVLAEYPFLSALYETRRSPLPPEPAPGGPSLRKSFNAFELILGGKQNIPEEEALAESVQRSAHRIGPEGELPDRQKIILRLFLESARHYRQETGDKVHFWQKRAFFRFARNYALLSRMLLPDLFQMLAAARGCLDDNFAYAFFRLAAHYPWQRDVADIPTLRLSAAELWSATKRIRFRPREQVRAKGLSRLKMMNRKEEKRPGDWLEGFDDPYICSYPPEDLNIEEYGRNLKRIGARQLSEEASKSEPFSSSLLDGIDMRETLRNVHEGKIYVRENKRLKSGVGCVVVILDEDKEGAKYPYCMTWLGEHAQESDMAFYATPPTDNIVGPGISRCEYGGFLLSYPPRRMVDVWHDPDYRYALSKSEHLLMAALDYSLEKDVVYAAAKSPRSFLKQHAARLGKRIIYLPLGSLSPVALKKLRAFHILYGRDKRDIAKDYIW, encoded by the coding sequence ATGCCCGACCGACTCTACCTGGAACAATTCGGCAACGTCCACGCCCTCCCCATCTTGCACTACCGGATGGAATTCGCCCACTTGGTGCGTGAGGCATTCGAGACGGTGAAGCCGGACTGCATCGCGTTGGAGCTCCCGCAGACGCTGGAGCAGCAGTTCCTGCGCGGCGTGCGGCGCCTGCCGGAAATCTCGGTCCTCGCCTACCACGTCGCCGCCCAGTCCGTATTCCTCATTATCGAACCGGCCGATCCGCTCATCGAGGGCGCGCGACTCGCCCTGGAAAACCAGGTTCCGCTGCACCTGGTCGACATCGACCTCGATTCCTACCCTTCCCACCCGGAACAACTCCCCGATTCCTACTCGGTACAGCGCATCGGCCTGGAACCGTTCTACCGCGAGGTCGCGAAGCTGTACCGGGAGATCCCGCCCGGCGAGGAGGACCTGCGCCGGGAGCGCGGCATGGCCTACCGCTTGCGGCAGCTTTCTGCGCAGCACGAGCGCATCCTCTTCATTTGCGGCATGGCGCACCTGGAGCGGATCCGGCAGGATTTCGACACACCGCAGGCCCAGCCCCTGACCCGCACCCGCCGCGAAGGGATCACCATCTTCAACCTGCACCCGGAATGCTGCCACGAGGTATTGGCAGAGTATCCCTTCCTTTCCGCCCTCTACGAGACCAGGCGCTCTCCCCTCCCCCCTGAACCCGCCCCGGGCGGCCCATCGCTGCGAAAGAGCTTCAACGCTTTCGAGTTGATCCTGGGTGGGAAGCAGAATATCCCGGAGGAGGAGGCCCTGGCAGAATCGGTTCAGAGGAGCGCGCATCGCATCGGGCCGGAGGGGGAGTTGCCGGATCGGCAGAAGATCATACTGCGGCTCTTCCTTGAATCGGCCCGGCACTACCGGCAGGAGACCGGTGACAAGGTGCACTTCTGGCAGAAGCGCGCTTTCTTCCGCTTCGCCCGCAACTACGCCCTGCTGTCGCGCATGCTGCTGCCGGACCTGTTCCAGATGCTCGCCGCCGCGCGCGGTTGCCTGGACGACAACTTCGCCTACGCCTTCTTCCGGCTGGCCGCCCACTATCCCTGGCAGCGCGACGTCGCCGACATCCCCACCCTGCGCCTCTCCGCCGCCGAACTCTGGTCAGCCACCAAGCGCATCCGGTTCCGCCCGCGCGAACAGGTGCGCGCCAAGGGGCTGTCGCGGCTCAAGATGATGAACCGCAAAGAGGAGAAGCGGCCCGGGGACTGGCTGGAGGGGTTCGACGACCCGTACATCTGCTCCTACCCGCCCGAAGATCTCAACATCGAGGAATATGGCCGCAACCTGAAGCGGATCGGGGCCCGGCAGTTGAGCGAGGAGGCCAGCAAGTCCGAGCCGTTCAGCTCGTCGCTTTTGGACGGCATCGACATGCGCGAGACGCTGCGCAACGTGCACGAAGGAAAGATCTACGTCCGGGAGAACAAGCGGCTTAAGAGTGGCGTGGGATGCGTGGTGGTGATCCTCGACGAGGACAAGGAAGGGGCGAAATACCCGTACTGCATGACGTGGCTGGGCGAACATGCCCAGGAGTCCGATATGGCCTTCTACGCCACCCCGCCCACCGACAACATCGTCGGTCCCGGAATTTCGCGCTGCGAGTACGGCGGATTTTTGTTGAGCTACCCGCCGCGGCGCATGGTGGACGTCTGGCACGATCCTGACTATCGGTACGCGCTCAGTAAGTCCGAGCACCTGCTGATGGCGGCACTCGATTATTCATTGGAGAAGGACGTAGTGTATGCCGCCGCCAAGTCGCCGCGGAGTTTCCTGAAGCAGCACGCCGCGCGGCTGGGAAAGAGGATCATCTACCTGCCGCTCGGGAGCCTCTCGCCCGTGGCGTTAAAGAAGCTTCGCGCCTTCCACATCCTCTATGGGCGGGACAAGCGGGATATCGCCAAGGATTATATTTGGTAG
- the selB gene encoding selenocysteine-specific translation elongation factor: protein MKHLILGTAGHIDHGKTSLVKALTGVDTDRLKEEKARGITIELGFAHLELAGDLRFGIVDVPGHERFVRTMVAGVGGMDLVLLVIAADEGIMPQTREHLEICQLLGVKRGIVVLTKKDMVEPDWLDLVTEEVRDYLSESFLAGAPIVAVSSRTGEGIDNLKAELTKMAKEIEQKRVDSPFRLPVDRVFTVTGFGTVVTGTLLSGAVTVGDEVEILPSGIACRVRGVQSFGSKVEKGGAGERLAVNLQSVDHADVQRGDVVVPKGLYKPTSAVDVRLNYLASMGKELKHRAGVRLHSATYEVPAKVILFDRDTLQPGDSAYVQLRLDHPVLLLPGDPFVLRTYSPQATLGGGTVLDPAPPRRRRRSAEALALLEAAESGVDQERIRLLVESSLLSGISIQEMVNRSGMSGKRIESALAPLLSSGAVLQVVKEPRIFLSKDAFAQLKQKLSEELHDYLQENQMQEGIGKEELKSRIPRRSDARFFGPVLASLEKDGLALSDRELVKLPGRKVGVTQDQASVQRALEEALTKAWFEPPTLKELCDLVGATEKQVLDHANMMFREGRVAKIKGDIFYAPGAVNELRDKLVAHLKEKGEITPPEFRDITGLSRKFMIPLLEYFDQEKLTIRMGDKRVLRKG from the coding sequence ATGAAGCATCTCATTCTCGGCACCGCCGGACACATAGATCATGGCAAGACCTCGCTGGTGAAGGCGCTGACCGGCGTGGATACGGACCGCCTCAAGGAGGAGAAGGCCCGCGGCATCACCATCGAGCTCGGCTTCGCCCACCTCGAACTCGCGGGAGACCTCCGCTTCGGCATCGTCGACGTTCCCGGCCACGAGCGCTTCGTGCGTACCATGGTCGCCGGCGTGGGCGGCATGGACCTGGTGTTGCTGGTGATCGCGGCGGACGAGGGGATCATGCCCCAGACCCGCGAGCACCTGGAGATCTGCCAGTTGCTGGGCGTGAAGCGCGGCATCGTGGTGCTCACCAAGAAGGACATGGTGGAACCGGACTGGCTCGACCTGGTCACCGAAGAGGTCCGGGATTATCTCTCCGAGAGCTTTCTCGCTGGCGCCCCCATCGTTGCCGTTTCCTCCCGCACCGGCGAGGGGATCGACAATCTGAAGGCGGAACTCACGAAGATGGCGAAGGAGATCGAGCAGAAACGGGTCGATTCCCCTTTTCGGCTCCCGGTCGACCGCGTCTTCACCGTGACCGGCTTCGGCACTGTGGTCACCGGCACGCTCCTCTCGGGTGCCGTGACGGTCGGCGACGAGGTGGAAATCCTTCCCTCCGGCATTGCCTGCCGCGTGCGCGGCGTGCAGTCCTTCGGCTCCAAAGTGGAGAAGGGTGGCGCGGGCGAACGGCTCGCGGTCAACCTCCAGAGCGTAGACCACGCCGACGTGCAGCGCGGCGACGTCGTAGTTCCCAAAGGGCTCTACAAGCCGACCAGCGCCGTCGACGTCCGCCTCAACTATCTCGCCTCGATGGGCAAGGAATTGAAGCACCGCGCCGGCGTCCGGCTGCACTCCGCCACCTACGAGGTTCCCGCCAAGGTGATCCTGTTCGACAGGGATACCCTTCAGCCAGGTGACAGCGCCTACGTGCAGCTCCGTCTCGACCATCCGGTACTGCTCTTGCCGGGCGACCCGTTCGTACTGCGCACCTACTCGCCGCAGGCCACCTTGGGCGGCGGCACCGTTCTTGACCCCGCTCCGCCGCGCCGCCGTCGCCGTTCCGCCGAGGCGCTGGCGCTTTTGGAGGCCGCCGAATCCGGCGTGGACCAGGAGAGGATCAGGCTGCTGGTTGAGTCGTCGCTGCTGTCCGGCATTTCAATCCAGGAGATGGTGAACCGCTCCGGCATGTCGGGAAAGAGAATAGAATCCGCCCTCGCCCCTCTGCTATCGAGCGGTGCGGTGCTCCAGGTAGTCAAGGAGCCGCGCATCTTCCTTAGTAAGGATGCCTTCGCACAGTTGAAGCAGAAGCTTTCCGAGGAGTTACACGACTACCTCCAGGAAAACCAGATGCAGGAAGGTATCGGCAAGGAGGAGCTGAAGTCCCGGATACCCAGGCGTAGCGATGCGCGCTTCTTCGGACCCGTGTTGGCGAGCCTGGAGAAGGACGGGCTGGCGCTCTCAGATCGGGAACTGGTGAAGCTCCCCGGGCGCAAGGTTGGCGTTACCCAGGACCAGGCGAGCGTGCAGCGCGCCCTCGAGGAGGCGCTCACCAAGGCCTGGTTCGAGCCCCCCACTCTGAAGGAACTCTGCGATCTGGTCGGCGCGACCGAGAAGCAGGTGCTCGATCACGCCAACATGATGTTCCGAGAGGGGCGGGTGGCCAAGATCAAGGGGGACATCTTCTATGCTCCCGGCGCCGTCAACGAGTTGCGTGACAAGCTGGTGGCGCACCTGAAGGAGAAGGGTGAGATTACCCCACCCGAGTTCCGCGACATCACCGGTCTTTCCCGGAAGTTCATGATCCCGCTATTGGAGTACTTCGACCAGGAGAAACTCACCATCCGGATGGGTGATAAGAGGGTGTTGAGGAAGGGATAG
- a CDS encoding 4Fe-4S dicluster domain-containing protein produces the protein MKNKLMHLSNETMNIGFVKKVEALSGSSVRRCFQCGKCSAGCPMSTFMEHPPNRVVRLLQLGQGQRILAGRSIWYCASCETCTTRCPNKVDLAAIMDALRKLSWDADGPSKESYVQLANRLFIENIRTYGRQYELRLGAAFNMKSGQFLKDLMLGPKLISKGKLKMFHSKNKNIAEIEGIFKRIEEMRKKGEAL, from the coding sequence GTGAAAAACAAGTTGATGCACCTCTCCAACGAGACCATGAACATCGGGTTCGTGAAGAAGGTGGAGGCACTGTCCGGCAGTTCGGTCCGGCGCTGCTTCCAGTGCGGCAAATGTTCGGCCGGCTGCCCCATGTCCACCTTCATGGAGCATCCGCCCAACCGGGTGGTGCGCCTGCTGCAGTTGGGGCAGGGTCAGCGCATCCTCGCCGGCCGCTCAATCTGGTACTGCGCTTCTTGCGAGACCTGCACCACCCGCTGCCCCAACAAGGTCGATCTCGCCGCCATCATGGATGCGCTCAGAAAACTCTCCTGGGACGCCGACGGCCCCTCCAAAGAGAGCTACGTGCAGCTCGCCAACCGTCTCTTTATAGAGAACATCCGCACCTACGGCCGCCAGTATGAACTGCGCCTGGGCGCCGCCTTCAACATGAAGAGCGGACAGTTCCTCAAAGACCTCATGCTCGGACCAAAGCTGATCTCCAAAGGAAAGCTGAAGATGTTCCATTCCAAGAACAAGAACATCGCGGAGATCGAAGGGATCTTCAAGCGGATCGAGGAGATGCGCAAGAAAGGGGAGGCGCTGTGA